From one Coffea eugenioides isolate CCC68of chromosome 11, Ceug_1.0, whole genome shotgun sequence genomic stretch:
- the LOC113753746 gene encoding pleiotropic drug resistance protein 2-like, with protein MAAFAGDDLSRATSSRRSWGSGSVREIWQGPPDIFVRNSTRREMVDDEEELKWAAIERLPTYDRMRKGMLKQVVSNGRVISNEVDVTNLGAQDKKQLLDSILKVVEDDNERFLTRLRDRTDRVGIEIPKIEVRFQNLSIEGDAYVGTRALPTLWNSTLNTLEAAIGLIGLAQSKKRVVRILEGVSGIVRPTRMTLLLGPPGSGKTTLLKALAGKADDDLRVTGKITYCGHEFHEFVPQRTSAYISQHDLHYGEMTVRETMDFAGRCLGVGTRYDMLVELSRREREAGIKPDPEIDAFMKATAMAGQETSLITDYVLKILGLDICADIMVGDDMRRGISGGQKKRVTTAEMLVGPAKAFFMDEISTGLDSSTTFQIVKFMRQMVHINDITMVISLLQPAPETFNLFDDVILLSDGRIVYQGPRDNILEFFEYMGFKCPERKGIADFLQEVTSKKDQQQYWYRKNQPFRYVSSEDFANAFNSFHVGQRLTADLRVPYDKARTHPAALVKEKYGISNWDLFKACFDREWLLMKRSAFVFIFKTTQITIMALIALTVFLRTEMKTGHVNDAAKFWGALFFSLINVMFNGMAELAMTVFRLPVFFKQRDCLFYPAWAFALPIWVLRIPISVMESVIWIIFTYYTIGFAPSAARFFKQLLAFIGIHQMALSLFRFIAAAGRAQVVANTLGTFTLLLVFILGGFIVAKDDIKNWMIWGYYVSPMMYGQNAIAINEFLSERWSNPSNGSEPTVGKTLLKDRGLFTTETWYWIGVGALFAFSLLFNVLFIGALTFLNPIGDTKAVLVEDDDEKKTRNEASNSAGIQMGVRNSQANGNSMVSATNNQATRGMVLPFQPLSLAFNHVKYYVDMPAEMKSQGIEEDRLQLLRDVSGAFRPGVLTALVGVSGAGKTTLMDVLAGRKTGGYIEGSISISGYPKNQETFARVSGYCEQNDIHSPYVTVYESLLYSAWLRLASDVKTETRKMFVQEVMDLVELNALRDALVGLPGVDGLSTEQRKRLTIAVELVANPSIIFMDEPTSGLDARAAAIVMRTVRNTVDTGRTVVCTIHQPSIDIFEAFDELLLMKRGGQVIYAGPLGRHSHKLVEYFEAVPGVPKIKEGHNPATWMLDVSTSAMEAQLGVDFAEIYANSDLYRRNQELIKELSAPEPGSRDLYFPTQYSQSFLVQCKACFWKQHWSYWRNSQYNAIRFFMTVVIGIMFGVIFWDKGTKIFRQQDLLNLLGATYAAVLFLGATNASAVQSVVAIERTVFYRERAAGMYSELPYAFAQVAIETIYVAIQTLVYTLLLYSMIGFDWTAEKFLYFYYFIFMCYAYFSMYGMMVVALTPGHQIAAIVMSFFLSFWNLFSGFLIPRPLIPVWWRWYYWCSPVAWSIYGIFASQIADRTTGIEVPGSDTKVPINQFLKEYLGYDHDFLIPVVFAHVGWVLLFFFVFAYGIKFLNFQRR; from the exons ATGGCTGCTTTTGCAGGGGATGATTTGTCGAGGGCGACGAGTAGTAGGAGGAGTTGGGGGTCAGGGAGTGTGAGGGAGATTTGGCAAGGTCCACCTGATATTTTTGTTAGGAATAGTACTAGGAGAGAAATGGTGGATGATGAAGAGGAGCTCAAGTGGGCTGCTATTGAGAGGCTGCCTACTTATGATAGGATGAGAAAAGGGATGCTTAAGCAAGTGGTGAGTAATGGAAGAGTGATCTCAAATGAGGTTGATGTTACTAATCTTGGTGCTCAGGATAAGAAGCAGTTATTGGATAGTATTCTTAAAGTTGTTGAAGATGACAATGAGAGGTTCCTTACAAGACTCCGAGATCGAACTGACAG GGTGGGTATTGAGATTCCAAAGATTGAAGTGAGATTCCAGAATTTATCTATAGAGGGAGATGCATATGTTGGCACCAGAGCACTTCCAACTCTGTGGAACTCCACCCTCAACACGCTTGAG GCTGCTATTGGATTGATTGGACTTGCTCAATCAAAGAAAAGAGTTGTTAGAATTCTTGAAGGTGTGAGTGGAATTGTTAGACCAACAAG GATGACACTACTGCTTGGGCCTCCCGGTTCAGGAAAAACTACCTTACTGAAAGCTTTGGCAGGCAAAGCTGATGATGATCTGAGA GTCACTGGAAAAATCACCTACTGTGGTCATGAATTCCATGAATTTGTTCCTCAGAGAACAAGTGCTTATATCAGCCAGCATGATCTTCATTATGGTGAAATGACAGTACGTGAGACAATGGATTTTGCTGGTAGATGCTTGGGAGTAGGAACCAGATATGATATGCTGGTGGAGTTGTCAAGAAGGGAGAGAGAAGCAGGTATTAAACCAGATCCTGAGATTGATGCGTTCATGAAAGCCACAGCCATGGCGGGACAGGAAACCAGCTTGATTACTGATTATGTGCTGAAG ATTCTTGGATTGGACATTTGTGCTGATATTATGGTGGGAGATGACATGAGAAGAGGCATTTCTGGTGGTCAGAAGAAGCGTGTTACCACTG CTGAAATGTTGGTAGGACCAGCAAAAGCATTTTTCATGGATGAAATATCAACAGGACTGGACAGTTCCACCACTTTCCAAATAGTGAAGTTCATGAGACAGATGGTTCATATTAATGATATAACCATGGTCATCTCTCTCTTACAGCCAGCGCCCGAGACATTCAATCTTTTTGATGATGTCATCCTACTTTCTGATGGGCGGATTGTCTATCAGGGTCCACGTGATAATATTCTTGAGTTCTTCGAGTACATGGGATTTAAATGTCCTGAAAGGAAAGGAATTGCAGACTTTCTGCAGGAGGTTACCTCAAAGAAGGACCAACAGCAGTATTGGTACAGAAAAAACCAGCCTTTTAGATATGTCTCTTCAGAGGATTTCGCAAATGCGTTCAATTCCTTCCATGTAGGACAACGACTTACAGCAGACCTTAGAGTTCCTTATGATAAGGCCAGAACCCACCCTGCAGCATTGGTTAAAGAGAAGTATGGAATTTCGAATTGGGATCTCTTCAAGGCATGCTTTGATCGTGAATGGCTGCTCATGAAGCGGAGTGCTtttgttttcatatttaaaacaACACAAATCACTATCATGGCCTTAATTGCCCTGACGGTGTTTTTAAGAACAGAAATGAAAACTGGTCACGTGAATGATGCTGCTAAGTTTTGGGGAGCATTGTTTTTCAGTCTTATCAATGTGATGTTCAATGGAATGGCTGAGCTGGCCATGACAGTTTTCAGGCTTCCTGTTTTTTTCAAGCAGAGGGACTGTTTGTTCTACCCAGCTTGGGCATTTGCTCTGCCAATTTGGGTCCTCCGTATTCCCATTTCAGTCATGGAGTCCGTAATATGGATCATTTTCACGTATTACACCATTGGTTTTGCGCCTTCTGCAGCCAG GTTCTTCAAACAGCTCTTGGCATTCATTGGCATCCATCAGATGGCTCTCTCTTTGTTTCGTTTCATTGCTGCAGCTGGAAGAGCACAAGTTGTAGCAAACACGCTTGGAACCTTCACCTTGTTGTTGGTCTTTATTCTAGGAGGCTTCATTGTTGCAAAAG ATGACATCAAGAATTGGATGATATGGGGTTACTATGTTTCTCCTATGATGTATGGACAAAATGCCATTGCCATCAACGAGTTTCTTTCTGAAAGATGGAGCAAC CCCTCCAATGGCTCTGAACCTACAGTTGGAAAGACACTTCTAAAGGACAGAGGTCTATTTACCACTGAAACTTGGTACTGGATTGGTGTAGGAGCTCTTTTCGCTTTCTCCTTGTTGTTCAATGTTCTTTTTATTGGAGCATTGACATTTTTAAATC CAATTGGAGATACTAAAGCTGTTCTTGTTGAGGACGATGATGAGAAAAAGACTAGAAATGAAGCATCCAATTCTGCAG GAATTCAAATGGGTGTAAGAAATTCTCAGGCAAATGGCAACTCAATGGTTAGTGCAACAAACAATCAAGCAACTAGAGGAATGGTTTTGCCCTTCCAACCGCTCTCACTTGCATTCAATCATGTGAAGTACTACGTGGACATGCCTGCA GAAATGAAGTCACAAGGGATTGAAGAAGATAGATTGCAACTTCTGAGAGATGTTAGTGGTGCTTTCAGGCCTGGCGTTTTAACAGCACTGGTGGGTGTCAGTGGTGCTGGAAAGACCACATTGATGGATGTCTTAGCAGGTAGAAAGACAGGTGGCTACATTGAAGGAAGCATAAGCATTTCAGGCTACCCAAAGAACCAAGAAACTTTTGCCCGAGTTAGTGGTTACTGTGAGCAGAATGATATACACTCTCCTTATGTAACTGTTTATGAATCGCTCCTCTATTCTGCCTGGCTGCGGCTTGCTTCTGATGTAAAGACAGAAACTCGAAAG ATGTTTGTTCAAGAAGTCATGGACTTGGTTGAGCTCAATGCTCTGAGGGACGCTCTTGTTGGACTTCCAGGAGTGGACGGCCTTTCAACCGAGCAGAGAAAGAGACTTACAATTGCTGTTGAATTAGTTGCTAATCCTTCCATCATCTTTATGGATGAGCCCACTTCAGGACTTGATGCTAGAGCTGCTGCAATTGTCATGCGTACTGTCAGAAATACAGTGGATACTGGTAGAACTGTGGTCTGCACAATTCACCAACCAAGCATTGATATATTTGAAGCTTTTGACGAG CTGCTCTTGATGAAGAGAGGAGGACAAGTGATATATGCTGGACCTCTTGGTCGCCATTCTCACAAACTCGTTGAATATTTTGAG GCTGTACCTGGTGTTCCCAAGATAAAAGAGGGTCACAATCCAGCTACCTGGATGTTGGATGTCAGCACCTCAGCAATGGAGGCTCAACTTGGAGTCGATTTTGCAGAAATATATGCCAACTCTGATCTCTACAG GAGGAATCAGGAGCTAATAAAGGAACTGAGCGCTCCTGAACCGGGTTCCAGGGATCTATACTTCCCCACCCAATACTCTCAGTCCTTTTTAGTTCAGTGCAAGGCTTGTTTTTGGAAACAACACTGGTCATATTGGAGGAACTCACAATATAATGCAATTAGATTCTTCATGACTGTTGTCATTGGAATTATGTTTGGCGTTATCTTTTGGGACAAAGGAACTAAAAT ATTTAGACAACAAGACTTGCTTAACTTACTCGGAGCTACTTATGCTGCTGTTCTTTTCCTTGGAGCAACCAATGCTTCTGCCGTGCAGTCTGTTGTGGCGATTGAGAGAACAGTTTTTTACCGTGAAAGAGCAGCAGGAATGTACTCTGAGTTGCCTTACGCATTTGCTCAG GTTGCAATTGAAACTATTTATGTTGCAATTCAAACTCTGGTTTATACACTTCTTTTGTACTCGATGATTGGATTCGACTGGACTGCCGAGAAGTTCTTGTATTTCTACTACTTCATCTTCATGTGCTATGCCTACTTCTCAATGTACGGGATGATGGTTGTTGCATTGACTCCTGGCCATCAAATTGCTGCTATTGTCAtgtccttcttcttgagtttcTGGAAtctgttttctggttttctcaTCCCGCGTCCG CTTATTCCAGTATGGTGGAGGTGGTACTACTGGTGCTCTCCTGTTGCATGGTCAATTTATGGCATTTTTGCATCTCAAATTGCTGACAGAACAACTGGTATTGAAGTCCCTGGTAGTGACACAAAAGTTCCAATCAACCAATTCCTTAAAGAATACTTGGGCTATGACCATGACTTCCTCATTCCAGTGGTCTTTGCCCACGTCGGTTGGgtcctcctcttcttcttcgtcTTCGCTTATGGCATCAAGTTCCTGAACTTCCAAAGAAGATGA